The Streptomyces sp. NBC_01275 genome has a segment encoding these proteins:
- the lepB gene encoding signal peptidase I, with protein sequence MGGESTTRTAPRSGGGSSSGPVGSRTGQRLSGLAVALGLVLFLGGFVWGALIYRPYTVPTSSMTPTIDAGDRVLAQRIDGGEVRRGDVVVFSDKTWVTNALVVKRVVAVGGDTVSCCTNGKLTVNGKQIDEPYLPQGSLAEITDFPSVKVPAGRLFLLGDERQGSLDSTAHLTDAAQGTVARSAVTARVDAVVWPANGLLTRPTGFEELGALSQPGPLRTIVWLIVGGAVLVLGGGAYGPIAKRTSRSRTRPQPEPAGAR encoded by the coding sequence ATGGGTGGCGAGAGCACGACGCGTACGGCCCCGCGCAGTGGCGGTGGCAGCAGCAGTGGCCCGGTGGGCAGCCGGACCGGACAGCGCCTGTCCGGACTGGCCGTCGCGCTGGGCCTTGTGCTGTTCCTGGGCGGCTTCGTCTGGGGAGCGCTGATCTACCGGCCGTACACCGTGCCCACCAGCTCCATGACCCCGACCATCGACGCCGGCGACCGGGTCCTGGCCCAGCGGATCGACGGCGGCGAGGTGCGCCGCGGGGACGTCGTCGTCTTCAGCGACAAGACCTGGGTGACCAACGCGCTCGTCGTCAAGCGCGTGGTCGCGGTCGGCGGCGACACGGTCTCCTGCTGCACGAACGGCAAGCTGACCGTCAACGGCAAGCAGATCGACGAACCGTATCTGCCCCAGGGGAGCCTGGCCGAGATCACGGACTTCCCGAGCGTGAAGGTCCCCGCGGGGCGGCTGTTCCTCCTCGGCGACGAACGCCAGGGCTCCCTGGACTCCACCGCCCACCTCACGGACGCGGCCCAGGGCACGGTCGCGCGCAGCGCCGTCACGGCCCGCGTGGACGCCGTCGTATGGCCCGCGAACGGCCTGCTCACGCGCCCCACGGGCTTCGAGGAGCTCGGCGCCCTCTCCCAGCCGGGACCGCTCCGTACGATCGTCTGGCTGATCGTCGGCGGCGCGGTGCTGGTCCTGGGCGGCGGGGCGTACGGCCCGATCGCCAAGCGGACGTCCCGCAGCCGCACCCGTCCGCAGCCGGAGCCCGCCGGTGCCCGCTGA
- a CDS encoding NUDIX hydrolase yields the protein MPAETTDASVDSYEGGLRKVARVVLLDPDDRILLLHGHEPDDPADDWWFTPGGGLEGDETREQAALRELAEETGITEVELGPVLWTRMCSFPFAGRRWDQDEWYYLARTTVTATRATALTELERRSVAGARWWTCQELTRAHETVYPTRLAELLARLLDEGPPAGPVTLDTEIV from the coding sequence GTGCCCGCTGAGACGACGGACGCGAGCGTCGACTCCTACGAGGGCGGACTGCGCAAGGTGGCCCGGGTCGTCCTGCTCGACCCCGACGACCGCATCCTGCTCCTGCACGGCCACGAACCGGACGACCCGGCCGACGACTGGTGGTTCACCCCCGGCGGCGGTCTGGAGGGCGACGAGACCCGGGAACAGGCCGCGCTGCGGGAACTCGCCGAGGAGACGGGCATCACCGAGGTCGAACTCGGCCCGGTGCTGTGGACGCGGATGTGCTCCTTCCCCTTCGCCGGCCGCCGCTGGGACCAGGACGAGTGGTACTACCTGGCCCGTACGACGGTGACGGCGACCCGGGCCACGGCCCTGACGGAGCTGGAGCGGCGCAGCGTCGCCGGAGCGCGTTGGTGGACCTGTCAGGAACTGACGCGGGCCCATGAGACGGTGTATCCGACCAGACTCGCCGAGCTGCTGGCCAGGCTGCTCGACGAAGGTCCCCCGGCCGGGCCCGTAACCCTGGACACGGAAATCGTCTAG
- a CDS encoding DUF2469 domain-containing protein encodes MSAEDLEKYETEMELKLYREYRDVVGLFKYVIETERRFYLTNDYEMQVHSVQGEVFFEVSMADAWVWDMYRPARFVKQVRVLTFKDVNIEELNKSDLELPGS; translated from the coding sequence ATGAGCGCCGAGGACCTCGAGAAGTACGAGACCGAGATGGAGCTGAAGCTCTACCGGGAGTACCGCGATGTCGTCGGTCTGTTCAAATACGTGATCGAGACCGAGCGGCGCTTCTACCTCACCAACGACTACGAGATGCAGGTGCACTCGGTCCAGGGCGAGGTGTTCTTCGAGGTGTCGATGGCGGACGCCTGGGTGTGGGACATGTACCGGCCGGCCCGGTTCGTGAAGCAGGTGCGGGTGCTCACGTTCAAGGACGTGAACATCGAGGAGCTGAACAAGAGCGATCTGGAGCTTCCGGGGAGCTGA
- a CDS encoding YraN family protein, which produces MTTDLARGALGKYGEELAARRLADAGMTVLERNWRCGRTGEIDIVARDGDVLVVCEVKTRRGGGFQHPMAAVTPEKAERLRGLAGRWIHAHGGAPPGGVRIDLIGVVLPRRGAAVVEHVRGVA; this is translated from the coding sequence ATGACCACGGATCTGGCACGAGGTGCACTCGGCAAGTACGGCGAGGAACTGGCCGCGCGGCGGCTGGCCGACGCCGGGATGACGGTCCTGGAGCGCAACTGGCGCTGCGGCAGGACCGGTGAGATCGACATCGTCGCGAGGGACGGCGACGTCCTGGTCGTCTGCGAGGTCAAGACCCGCAGGGGCGGTGGTTTCCAGCACCCGATGGCGGCGGTGACGCCGGAGAAGGCCGAACGGCTGCGCGGGCTCGCCGGGCGGTGGATCCACGCCCACGGAGGAGCTCCGCCGGGCGGCGTCCGCATCGACCTGATCGGCGTCGTCCTGCCTCGCCGCGGGGCCGCCGTGGTCGAGCACGTGCGGGGGGTGGCCTGA
- a CDS encoding YifB family Mg chelatase-like AAA ATPase, whose amino-acid sequence MGFARTCSVALVGVEGVVVEVQADLEPGVAAFTLVGLPDKSLTESRDRVRAAVVNSGGEWPQKKLTVGLSPASVPKAGSGFDLAVACAVLGAAERIDPRVLADIVMIGELGLDGRVRPVRGILPAVLAAADAGYEQVVVPECAAAEASLVPGVSVLGVRSLRQLIAVLADEPVPEEEPDDLGRPDPLLAGLRMPGTGAATGMHSMGAAQHDLGHDLADVVGQRSARTAVEVSAAGGHHLFLEGPPGAGKTMLAERLPAVLPRLSREESLEVTAVHSVSGLLPPGKPLIDVAPYCAPHHSATMQSLVGGGPGIARPGAVSLAHRGVLFLDETPEFSSHALDALRQPLEAGHVVIARSSGVVRFPARFLMVLAANPCPCGRFSQRDALCDCSPAVIRRYQGRLSGPLLDRVDLRVEVDPVSRAELAHRGPGGESTQTVADRVRAARERAAARLAGTPWRTNSEVPGRELRSRWHAATGAMDEAERNLERGVLTARGLDRVLRVAWTVADLVGHDRPGASDVALALQLRTGVPRGVPMALGALT is encoded by the coding sequence ATGGGGTTCGCGCGGACGTGCTCGGTGGCCCTGGTGGGCGTGGAGGGGGTCGTCGTCGAGGTCCAGGCCGACCTGGAGCCCGGGGTGGCGGCGTTCACCCTGGTGGGGCTGCCGGACAAAAGCCTGACCGAGAGCCGGGACCGGGTACGGGCGGCGGTGGTGAACTCCGGCGGGGAGTGGCCGCAGAAGAAGCTCACCGTCGGACTCAGCCCGGCGTCGGTGCCGAAGGCCGGCAGCGGCTTCGACCTGGCCGTCGCCTGCGCGGTGCTCGGCGCGGCGGAACGCATCGACCCACGGGTGCTCGCCGACATCGTGATGATCGGGGAGCTCGGCCTGGACGGACGGGTGCGCCCGGTACGGGGGATCCTGCCGGCGGTGCTCGCCGCGGCGGACGCCGGCTACGAACAGGTGGTCGTGCCGGAGTGCGCCGCCGCCGAGGCTTCGCTGGTGCCCGGCGTCTCCGTGCTCGGGGTGCGCAGCCTGCGCCAGCTGATCGCCGTCCTCGCCGACGAGCCCGTGCCCGAGGAGGAGCCCGACGACCTGGGCCGGCCGGATCCGCTCCTCGCCGGGCTGCGGATGCCCGGCACGGGCGCGGCCACCGGCATGCACAGCATGGGCGCAGCCCAGCACGACCTCGGACACGACCTCGCGGACGTGGTGGGGCAGCGCTCGGCGCGGACCGCGGTGGAGGTCTCCGCCGCGGGCGGACACCATCTGTTCCTGGAGGGGCCGCCGGGCGCGGGCAAGACCATGCTCGCGGAGCGACTGCCGGCCGTCCTGCCCCGCCTGAGCAGGGAGGAGTCGCTGGAGGTCACCGCCGTGCACTCGGTGTCCGGGCTGCTGCCGCCGGGCAAGCCGCTGATCGACGTCGCCCCCTACTGCGCCCCGCACCACTCGGCCACCATGCAGTCGCTGGTCGGGGGCGGCCCGGGTATCGCGCGCCCCGGCGCCGTCTCCCTGGCCCACCGGGGCGTGCTCTTCCTCGACGAGACCCCGGAGTTCAGCAGCCACGCCCTCGACGCCCTGCGGCAGCCGCTGGAGGCCGGACACGTCGTGATCGCACGCAGCTCGGGCGTCGTGCGCTTCCCGGCACGGTTCCTGATGGTGCTCGCGGCCAACCCGTGCCCCTGCGGCCGCTTCTCGCAGCGGGACGCCCTGTGCGACTGCTCGCCCGCGGTGATCCGCCGCTACCAGGGGCGGCTCTCCGGTCCCCTGCTCGACCGGGTCGACCTGCGGGTCGAGGTGGACCCGGTGAGCAGGGCCGAGCTCGCCCACCGCGGTCCCGGAGGCGAGTCCACCCAGACGGTCGCCGACCGGGTCCGGGCGGCCCGGGAACGCGCGGCGGCCAGGCTGGCCGGCACCCCGTGGCGGACCAACAGCGAGGTGCCGGGCCGGGAGCTGCGCAGCCGCTGGCATGCCGCGACCGGCGCGATGGACGAGGCCGAGCGGAACCTGGAGCGGGGGGTGCTGACCGCCCGCGGGCTCGATCGCGTCCTGCGGGTCGCCTGGACCGTCGCCGACCTCGTCGGACACGACCGGCCCGGCGCGAGCGACGTCGCCCTGGCGCTGCAACTGCGCACGGGGGTGCCGCGCGGGGTGCCGATGGCCCTCGGGGCCCTGACGTGA